In Synechococcus sp. PCC 6312, one genomic interval encodes:
- a CDS encoding response regulator: MALEQLTSVPGNILVVDDTQENLEVLSALLELEGYEVRMAINGQMALMGVEAEPPDLILLDIMMPDLDGYEVCQRLKSNPKTKALPIIFISALDDVFDKVKAFQAGAVDYISKPFQAEEVLARVKNQLTIANLEKSLRHKNALLNRQNEQLHQVVEERRELVTSLQEMEEKSRQMFDQAIVGIYQRSPAGRYFKLNDALAQIYGYASAQDWLDDPHAHEKLPYVDDQQWPRFLQMVDKQGFVKNLVGQIYRADGTQTRICESARPVISPEGQLLYYEGFVFEIPVK, encoded by the coding sequence ATGGCCTTAGAACAATTGACCTCCGTGCCAGGCAATATTTTGGTTGTGGATGATACCCAAGAAAATCTGGAAGTCTTGAGTGCTTTGCTGGAGTTAGAGGGGTATGAGGTGCGGATGGCAATTAATGGGCAGATGGCCTTGATGGGTGTTGAGGCTGAACCGCCAGATTTAATTTTGTTGGACATTATGATGCCGGATTTGGATGGCTATGAGGTTTGCCAGCGGCTGAAGAGTAATCCCAAAACTAAAGCTCTGCCCATCATTTTTATCAGTGCTTTGGATGATGTTTTTGATAAGGTTAAAGCGTTTCAGGCCGGTGCTGTTGATTACATCTCTAAGCCATTCCAGGCCGAAGAAGTTTTAGCGCGAGTCAAAAACCAACTGACGATTGCCAATTTAGAAAAGAGTCTGCGCCACAAGAATGCTCTTCTCAATAGGCAAAATGAGCAACTCCATCAGGTTGTGGAAGAGCGGCGCGAGTTGGTCACTTCGTTGCAGGAGATGGAAGAAAAGTCACGGCAAATGTTTGACCAGGCCATTGTTGGCATTTATCAGCGTTCCCCGGCAGGCCGGTATTTCAAACTGAATGATGCCTTAGCCCAAATATATGGCTATGCCTCGGCCCAAGACTGGCTGGATGATCCCCATGCCCATGAAAAACTGCCCTATGTGGATGATCAACAATGGCCCCGATTTCTGCAAATGGTGGATAAGCAGGGGTTTGTGAAAAATTTAGTCGGTCAGATCTATCGAGCTGATGGTACGCAAACCCGAATTTGTGAAAGTGCCCGCCCGGTGATTAGTCCTGAGGGACAACTGCTCTACTATGAAGGGTTTGTGTTTGAAATTCCGGTCAAGTAA
- a CDS encoding FAD-binding oxidoreductase: MTVISPQSIIDTLGTIVGRESIQAWAEHPAKSIWQRALSPDTHPVAVVYPASVAQIQAIMQAASSQGWRVLPLGSGTKLAWGGLGIADILLSTAHLTQLIDHAAADMTVTAQAGISFQSLQDQLKAEQQFIPLNPIQPDQATLGGIASTRDTGSLRHRYGTIRDLCLGMQFVRADGTLVKSGGRVVKNVAGYDLHKVLIGAWGTLGIITELTLRVYPLPEHSQTWLMGGASDRLAQLLPDLRGNSLMPTCLDLLSPDWLTSTHLQGDLGLRVQFQGFRPAVQVQGKRLKQLAQQAGVQITEIPQPLAGLGAGNLGAGGLRAKFGLLPDQGVLGLNMILAEITKLGLGGSLVFHWGAGIGEMQLLGDEPALAKIVTIIRPLCQARGGFFTVLDAPLALKQSLDLWGYTGNAMALMGTIKQQFDPKGLLSPQRFVGGI; encoded by the coding sequence ATGACCGTTATTTCTCCCCAATCAATCATTGATACTCTCGGAACTATTGTCGGGCGTGAGAGCATCCAGGCCTGGGCAGAGCATCCTGCAAAGTCCATTTGGCAACGAGCATTATCTCCAGATACACACCCTGTCGCAGTAGTTTATCCGGCATCAGTGGCCCAAATCCAAGCGATCATGCAGGCCGCATCCAGTCAAGGCTGGCGAGTCTTACCCCTAGGCAGTGGAACTAAGTTGGCCTGGGGCGGATTAGGGATTGCCGATATTTTGCTGAGTACGGCCCACTTAACCCAACTGATTGATCATGCCGCGGCGGATATGACCGTCACAGCCCAGGCCGGGATCAGCTTCCAGTCCCTCCAAGATCAACTCAAAGCCGAACAGCAATTTATTCCCCTGAATCCGATCCAGCCTGACCAGGCCACTCTGGGGGGAATTGCCTCAACCCGAGATACAGGCTCGCTGCGGCATCGGTATGGCACGATTCGAGATCTGTGCTTGGGGATGCAGTTTGTCCGGGCTGATGGCACGTTGGTCAAGTCCGGGGGGCGAGTGGTTAAAAATGTGGCTGGGTATGACCTCCATAAAGTGCTAATCGGGGCCTGGGGCACATTGGGGATCATCACCGAATTAACGTTGCGGGTCTATCCTCTGCCGGAACACAGTCAAACCTGGCTCATGGGTGGGGCCTCTGATCGATTGGCCCAACTGCTGCCGGATTTACGCGGTAATAGTCTAATGCCGACTTGTCTAGATTTGCTCTCTCCCGATTGGCTGACATCAACGCATTTACAGGGCGACTTGGGCTTACGGGTGCAGTTTCAAGGCTTTAGGCCAGCGGTACAAGTGCAAGGGAAACGCCTCAAGCAGTTAGCTCAACAGGCCGGGGTACAGATTACGGAAATTCCCCAACCATTAGCGGGCCTGGGGGCTGGGAATTTGGGGGCCGGGGGGCTGCGAGCCAAGTTTGGTCTCTTACCCGATCAAGGGGTGTTAGGTCTGAACATGATCTTGGCTGAGATTACTAAACTAGGCCTGGGTGGTTCCCTCGTGTTCCATTGGGGGGCCGGGATTGGGGAAATGCAACTGTTGGGGGATGAACCCGCTTTAGCCAAAATTGTCACTATTATTCGTCCTCTCTGCCAGGCCCGCGGGGGATTTTTCACCGTCTTAGATGCGCCCTTAGCCCTCAAGCAAAGCCTGGATCTATGGGGCTACACCGGGAATGCAATGGCACTCATGGGAACAATTAAGCAACAATTTGATCCCAAGGGCCTGTTGAGTCCGCAACGTTTTGTCGGAGGGATTTAA
- a CDS encoding (Fe-S)-binding protein, translating into MSELPASLPVSAATYPPFLGFDNQSPPDPKLIDTCVHCGFCLATCPSYRVIGKETDSPRGRIYLMDGINTAKVPLSPATVQHFDSCLGCLACVTTCPSGVAYDQLIAATRPQIERNHKRSLGEQLLRTLIFTTFPYPQRLRVLLAPLWLYQKMGIQTLWRRSPLAKLLPKSLGAMEKMLPPIPPQAWQDKFPTVIPAQGTKRFRVGFILGCVQRIFLPEVNEATVRVLTANGCEVVIPPSQGCCAALSHHQGQEAQAQALARQMIDTFDQWDLDAVIINASGCGHTLKEYGHLLAEDPDYATPAQAFASKVKDVQEFLANVGLTAPLHPLQEDPLTLVYQDACHMIHGQKISLQPRQLLRKIPGVTLREPIDAALCCGSAGVYNIFQPDVAAELGRQKVKNLTQTKADVIVSANVGCTLQIRQYLPEQHHTIPVYHPMQLLDWSIRQEQIPEN; encoded by the coding sequence ATGTCAGAGTTGCCAGCCTCATTACCCGTATCAGCGGCCACCTATCCTCCCTTCCTTGGCTTTGATAACCAATCACCCCCGGATCCGAAGCTGATTGATACCTGTGTCCACTGTGGGTTTTGTTTAGCCACCTGTCCCAGTTACCGAGTGATTGGCAAGGAAACCGACTCTCCGCGGGGGCGGATTTACTTAATGGATGGGATCAACACCGCCAAAGTCCCCCTTTCACCAGCAACCGTCCAACATTTTGACTCCTGTTTAGGCTGTTTAGCCTGTGTCACGACTTGCCCCTCGGGGGTGGCCTATGACCAGTTAATTGCCGCCACTCGTCCCCAAATTGAACGGAATCACAAACGGTCTTTAGGAGAGCAACTCTTACGGACGCTGATCTTCACTACATTTCCCTATCCCCAGCGTTTACGGGTCTTGTTGGCTCCCCTCTGGCTCTATCAAAAAATGGGGATACAAACCCTTTGGCGGCGGTCTCCTTTAGCGAAACTGTTACCTAAATCCCTCGGGGCGATGGAAAAAATGTTGCCCCCGATTCCCCCCCAGGCCTGGCAGGATAAATTTCCAACTGTGATTCCAGCCCAAGGGACAAAACGATTTCGAGTCGGGTTCATTCTCGGCTGTGTCCAACGGATTTTCTTGCCAGAAGTCAACGAAGCTACGGTGAGGGTCTTAACGGCCAATGGCTGTGAAGTCGTGATTCCCCCTAGCCAAGGCTGTTGCGCTGCTCTCTCCCACCACCAAGGCCAAGAAGCCCAGGCCCAAGCTCTTGCTCGCCAGATGATTGATACCTTTGACCAGTGGGATTTAGATGCCGTGATTATTAACGCCTCGGGTTGCGGCCATACCCTGAAGGAATACGGACACTTACTAGCGGAAGACCCAGACTACGCCACACCGGCTCAAGCCTTTGCCAGCAAAGTTAAAGATGTTCAAGAATTTCTCGCCAATGTGGGTTTAACCGCCCCCCTCCATCCCCTCCAAGAAGATCCCCTGACACTGGTTTATCAAGATGCCTGTCACATGATTCATGGGCAAAAAATCAGCCTGCAACCCCGTCAGCTTTTACGGAAAATTCCTGGTGTGACCTTGCGCGAACCGATTGATGCGGCGTTATGTTGTGGGAGTGCCGGGGTTTATAACATTTTCCAGCCGGACGTGGCTGCGGAACTGGGCCGACAAAAAGTCAAAAACCTGACCCAAACCAAGGCAGACGTGATTGTCTCAGCTAATGTCGGTTGTACGTTGCAAATTCGCCAGTATCTTCCAGAGCAGCACCACACTATTCCCGTCTATCATCCGATGCAGCTTTTAGATTGGTCAATTCGCCAAGAACAGATTCCAGAGAATTAA
- a CDS encoding Uma2 family endonuclease, producing MTLATQPDIIYPDSDGQPMADNTKQFNWIVLIKENLECLFANDPNVFVGGDLLWYPVEGRPDIRIAPDVLVALGRPKGDRGSYRQWQENNIAPQVVFEILSPGNTLKEMTKKLQFYERYGVEEYYIYDPDRHELTGLERVEDKLELIEEIEAWTSPRLGIRFAWTPELLKVYYPDGKPFLSTIELAKQAEAAQMSLILAQERADLEKQRADQAEAENLRLLELLRKAGVEP from the coding sequence ATGACACTGGCAACCCAACCGGACATTATCTACCCCGATAGTGACGGGCAACCGATGGCTGACAACACCAAGCAATTTAACTGGATTGTCCTGATCAAAGAAAATCTGGAATGTTTGTTTGCCAATGATCCTAATGTCTTTGTGGGGGGTGACTTACTCTGGTATCCCGTCGAAGGTCGGCCCGATATTCGGATTGCCCCCGATGTCTTAGTGGCCTTGGGTCGTCCTAAAGGAGACAGGGGTTCCTATCGCCAGTGGCAAGAGAATAATATTGCGCCCCAAGTCGTGTTTGAGATTTTGTCGCCGGGGAATACGCTCAAAGAAATGACCAAAAAACTCCAGTTTTATGAGCGATACGGCGTGGAAGAATATTACATCTATGATCCGGATCGCCATGAACTCACTGGCCTGGAGCGGGTTGAGGACAAACTGGAATTGATTGAAGAAATCGAGGCCTGGACTAGCCCCCGTTTAGGGATTCGCTTTGCTTGGACACCAGAATTGCTCAAGGTCTATTACCCGGATGGAAAACCTTTTTTGTCCACGATTGAACTGGCCAAACAAGCAGAGGCGGCCCAAATGTCATTAATTCTAGCCCAAGAGCGGGCTGACTTGGAAAAACAACGGGCAGACCAGGCCGAGGCGGAAAACCTGCGGTTACTGGAACTTCTGCGCAAGGCTGGGGTTGAACCTTAA
- a CDS encoding alpha/beta fold hydrolase yields MPPPTGSRLPQSATFTLPKEKPVLISQSSNATVISEPTQIDAYNSTMPKFLIGQAELYYTVSGNHAGDWLLLIPGFASDTSTWALMLPELIQDYRILRLDNRGIGQSSTSEHEYRVTDLAQDIAVLLEHLGINAVHVAGHSLGGQIAQELVFLAPEKVKSLILLATWAMPDPKFQALMQLLGDLATRLEMRFYLKSLVHWLFSQRFFATPQAINQIFQGIDSIPNLPSPQELAHQSQAIIQSNTISRLVSIHCPTLILHGDQDLITPIKFAHQLAQGIPQAQFAVLPETGHGSIIESSQLVTGAMLAFLESLKGEGSKP; encoded by the coding sequence ATGCCACCCCCAACGGGATCCAGATTGCCCCAGTCGGCCACCTTCACCTTGCCTAAGGAAAAACCCGTCCTCATTAGCCAATCCTCAAACGCAACGGTTATTTCTGAGCCGACTCAGATAGATGCTTACAACTCCACCATGCCTAAATTCTTAATCGGTCAGGCTGAACTGTACTACACCGTATCAGGTAATCACGCAGGAGATTGGCTTCTTTTAATTCCAGGCTTTGCTAGCGACACCTCGACTTGGGCATTGATGCTGCCGGAGTTAATTCAAGATTACCGAATCTTACGCTTGGATAATCGGGGCATTGGGCAGAGTTCCACTTCTGAACATGAATACCGTGTTACCGATCTCGCCCAAGATATTGCCGTGCTTTTAGAGCATTTAGGCATTAATGCGGTTCATGTGGCGGGGCATTCCTTGGGGGGGCAAATTGCCCAAGAACTGGTATTTCTGGCCCCTGAAAAAGTCAAAAGCCTGATTTTATTGGCAACTTGGGCCATGCCGGATCCGAAATTCCAGGCCCTGATGCAATTATTGGGTGATTTAGCAACACGGCTTGAGATGCGGTTTTACCTGAAGTCTCTAGTCCATTGGTTATTTAGTCAGCGGTTTTTTGCCACTCCCCAGGCCATTAACCAGATTTTCCAGGGCATTGACTCCATCCCAAACTTACCTTCACCCCAGGAATTAGCTCACCAAAGCCAGGCGATCATCCAGAGCAACACCATTAGCCGCCTAGTCTCAATTCACTGCCCCACCTTAATTCTCCACGGAGATCAGGACTTGATCACGCCCATCAAATTTGCCCACCAGCTAGCCCAAGGGATCCCCCAGGCCCAGTTTGCAGTCCTACCTGAAACCGGCCATGGTTCTATCATTGAGTCGTCCCAATTGGTTACAGGCGCAATGTTGGCTTTTCTGGAGTCCCTCAAGGGGGAGGGGAGTAAACCCTAA
- a CDS encoding septum site-determining protein MinC, which produces MTAMEQNPGETKTSDLPAQTTPTASESPALAEELPELEPSQPVANITDFGINLYSQAGQLILQLPPEMPGDWEAVWQQLQLHLQARSPFWSPQTHMEVRVGNRLLDQRQLQQLAEAFHPVHINVQRICTSRRQTAIAAATLGYSVEQTLFIPPFPDSEASPTEAAPTASPLYLQTTLRSGNEICHAGSVILVGDLNPGSTIIAGGDILVWGRIRGVVHAGAGGNLSARIMGLYLAATQLRIADLIARSPTPPKGFYPEVAYATPNGIQIAPVGHLHLA; this is translated from the coding sequence ATGACAGCTATGGAGCAAAATCCTGGAGAGACCAAGACCAGCGATCTCCCTGCTCAAACCACCCCCACTGCCTCTGAATCGCCTGCCTTAGCTGAAGAATTACCAGAACTGGAACCCAGCCAACCCGTTGCGAACATCACAGATTTTGGCATCAATCTCTACAGTCAAGCGGGGCAACTCATTCTCCAACTACCGCCGGAAATGCCTGGAGACTGGGAAGCGGTTTGGCAACAATTGCAACTCCATCTTCAAGCCCGGTCTCCATTTTGGTCTCCCCAAACCCATATGGAAGTGCGCGTCGGGAATCGCCTCCTCGACCAACGCCAACTCCAACAACTCGCGGAAGCTTTTCACCCTGTCCACATTAACGTACAAAGAATTTGCACCAGTCGTCGTCAAACCGCCATTGCCGCCGCCACCCTCGGTTACAGCGTTGAACAAACTCTCTTCATCCCCCCCTTTCCTGATAGCGAAGCAAGCCCTACAGAGGCGGCCCCCACCGCTAGCCCTCTCTATCTGCAAACAACTCTGCGATCTGGCAATGAAATTTGTCATGCTGGCTCGGTCATTCTCGTTGGTGATTTGAACCCAGGCAGCACCATTATTGCTGGTGGAGATATTTTAGTCTGGGGCCGCATTCGTGGGGTTGTTCATGCTGGAGCAGGTGGGAATTTATCAGCCCGGATTATGGGACTGTACTTAGCCGCCACTCAATTGCGAATTGCTGACTTAATTGCCCGTAGCCCGACTCCTCCCAAGGGTTTCTATCCAGAAGTTGCCTATGCCACCCCCAACGGGATCCAGATTGCCCCAGTCGGCCACCTTCACCTTGCCTAA
- a CDS encoding NB-ARC domain-containing protein codes for MEFEQGLEAVDNTVFQKTGRRLGQVERLVLTGCWQNKTYDEISEAAGYSLSYINRTVAPKLWQTLSSVLEERVNKKNIRFCLERHWHNQRLAQTSSALPQANIPKPPLSPELWPSLSASSSPESSPSIDQMVDWGEAMDVSLFYGRQQEISILSQWIVQDRCRLVGILGLGGMGKTVLSIKLAQTVQDQFEAIIWRTVRNAPTLKNLLEDIIPLLSHQQQIQGDIGALLELFRQSRCLLILDNLETILDSRNAGRFRPDYEDYGELLRLGSETPHQSCILLTSRERPIEIGILASTEAKVRLWRLEGSWEIAQAILQAKNIDSSLAVQQQLSSRYSHCPLILKIVATSIQDLFAGDVAAFLEEDTLVFNGIRRLLDQQFQRLTPLELSVMYWLAIGREGLGLDVLLGLILTPLPKRKLLETLEALTNRCLIEKQANGYTQQPVVMEYVTDVLVEQVTAELLTGELNLFLSHALLQASSKDYIRSTQIRLILQPIGINLQSQFPTAVSLHQHMHHILQQIRDTGPGASYGAGNLLNLMQTLELDLTGADFSGLTIAQADLQNARLHRVNFHQASFSYVLFAESFNSPYVSALSPDNRYLAMTGPDGLVHMWDVTTGQRQLTLAAHQGLALGVAFSPTSEVLATASFDRTLKFWQIPTGVCLQVISTPAPIWSGCYSIDGQLFFLGLEDGRIQVWDVNHNQGVQEFSAHEATVASLAIHPQGTVLASSGYDRCIKLWHLPSRTCLYQLTAHSDNVWKVAFSPDGTVLATAGFDGVARLWDAAGLDTIPDSPNLDSSQILPLPCRHTLSLHRGQLLGLSFSPDGSLVATAGQDSLIRLWQVSTGQPVATLAGHRDLIWSVVFSQDGQSLYSVSNNEIKFWSVAARLCERTLYGLSVTCRTLAIHPAGTRLITGSNDRQIRLWDLISGHSPRILSGHTGPIICLTLCGDGSTLASIDDEGILKLWDLETGICRHTCKTGLVALYVSGSHHSDFPFIAISSTAKVIQLWNYRTAELFRTLEIPKSLGHPHVVTIHPHQPLIATGHHTGQLYLWHLTADQPHQTLSGQANKPWTIAFHPDQPLIASGGDDCTVSVWNYQTNTALLTLVGHTAAVAWVAFNSDGRLVASGAGDNTVRIWDVTTGQCLHTLTDHQAKVTAVAFSPRPLPGYDCPNLLISSSFDETIRLWDADTGTCLKILRPDRIYEGMNLVNASGLTEAEKLTLQTLGAIIS; via the coding sequence ATGGAGTTTGAACAAGGCCTGGAAGCAGTTGATAATACTGTGTTCCAAAAAACTGGCCGGCGATTAGGGCAAGTAGAACGACTTGTATTAACTGGATGTTGGCAGAACAAAACCTATGATGAAATTTCTGAGGCAGCAGGGTACTCCCTTAGTTACATTAACCGCACCGTTGCGCCTAAGCTTTGGCAGACTCTTTCCTCGGTTTTAGAAGAGCGAGTGAATAAGAAAAATATTCGCTTCTGTTTAGAACGGCATTGGCACAATCAAAGGCTTGCTCAAACATCATCTGCTCTACCCCAGGCCAATATCCCTAAACCGCCACTGTCCCCTGAATTATGGCCATCATTATCGGCTTCATCCAGCCCTGAGTCATCCCCGTCTATTGATCAAATGGTTGATTGGGGTGAAGCGATGGACGTTTCCTTGTTTTATGGCCGTCAGCAAGAAATCAGTATCCTCAGTCAGTGGATTGTCCAAGACCGATGTCGGCTGGTGGGAATTTTGGGCCTGGGGGGAATGGGAAAAACGGTGCTTTCAATTAAATTGGCCCAAACTGTCCAAGATCAATTTGAAGCGATTATTTGGCGAACGGTTCGTAATGCCCCAACCCTAAAAAATCTATTGGAAGATATAATTCCGCTACTTTCCCATCAACAACAGATCCAAGGGGATATTGGGGCGTTACTGGAGCTATTCCGTCAGTCCCGTTGCTTACTCATTCTTGATAATTTGGAAACAATTTTAGATAGTCGGAATGCCGGCCGATTTCGCCCAGATTATGAGGACTATGGTGAGTTATTGCGCCTAGGGAGTGAAACACCTCATCAAAGTTGTATTCTGTTGACCAGTCGCGAGCGACCCATTGAGATTGGAATTTTAGCCAGCACAGAAGCGAAGGTACGCCTATGGAGACTCGAAGGTTCTTGGGAGATTGCTCAGGCCATCTTGCAAGCTAAGAATATTGATAGTTCTCTGGCTGTCCAACAGCAATTAAGCTCTCGCTATAGCCACTGTCCCCTCATCCTCAAAATAGTCGCCACCTCGATTCAAGATTTATTTGCTGGTGATGTGGCCGCATTTCTGGAAGAAGATACCCTCGTTTTCAATGGCATTCGCCGCTTGCTCGATCAACAGTTTCAGCGACTTACTCCGTTGGAATTGAGTGTGATGTATTGGCTGGCTATTGGTCGAGAGGGCTTAGGCCTGGATGTCTTACTCGGCCTGATTCTGACTCCCCTGCCAAAACGCAAACTCCTAGAAACCCTGGAAGCTCTCACTAACCGCTGTCTGATTGAAAAGCAAGCCAATGGTTATACCCAGCAGCCTGTGGTTATGGAATATGTCACTGATGTTTTAGTGGAACAGGTCACGGCGGAATTGCTCACTGGAGAACTGAACCTATTTTTGAGCCATGCCCTCCTCCAGGCCAGTAGTAAGGACTATATTCGCTCGACCCAAATCCGCCTCATCCTCCAACCTATTGGGATCAATCTCCAGTCCCAATTTCCAACTGCTGTGTCCCTCCACCAACATATGCACCACATTCTCCAGCAAATCCGCGATACAGGGCCTGGGGCAAGCTATGGGGCGGGCAACCTTCTCAACCTGATGCAAACCTTAGAACTCGATTTAACTGGGGCGGATTTTTCCGGGTTAACCATTGCCCAGGCTGATCTCCAAAATGCACGGCTACATCGGGTCAACTTTCACCAGGCCAGCTTCTCCTATGTGTTATTTGCTGAATCCTTTAATAGCCCCTATGTCTCGGCCCTCAGTCCTGATAACCGCTATTTAGCCATGACCGGCCCCGATGGCTTAGTCCATATGTGGGATGTCACAACTGGTCAACGTCAACTGACACTGGCCGCGCATCAGGGCCTGGCCTTAGGGGTTGCCTTTAGTCCCACTAGTGAGGTGTTAGCCACGGCCAGTTTTGATCGCACCCTCAAGTTTTGGCAGATTCCTACGGGGGTCTGTCTCCAGGTGATCTCAACTCCGGCTCCTATTTGGAGTGGCTGTTATAGCATTGATGGGCAACTCTTTTTCCTAGGCCTGGAAGATGGCAGGATTCAAGTCTGGGATGTCAACCACAATCAAGGGGTGCAGGAATTCTCGGCCCATGAAGCCACCGTCGCGAGTTTAGCCATCCATCCCCAAGGAACTGTTTTGGCCAGTAGTGGCTATGACCGCTGTATTAAACTTTGGCATCTTCCCAGTCGAACGTGCCTCTATCAACTGACGGCCCACAGCGATAATGTCTGGAAGGTGGCATTTTCTCCCGATGGCACTGTGTTGGCAACGGCTGGGTTTGATGGGGTGGCGCGACTGTGGGATGCTGCGGGCCTGGACACTATCCCTGATTCTCCTAACCTAGATTCCTCTCAAATTCTCCCCCTACCCTGTCGTCATACTCTCAGCCTTCACCGCGGCCAACTTTTGGGATTATCCTTCAGTCCTGATGGCAGCCTAGTGGCCACGGCTGGTCAAGATAGCCTGATTCGTTTGTGGCAAGTCAGTACGGGGCAGCCAGTAGCGACATTGGCCGGACATCGAGATCTGATTTGGTCAGTGGTGTTTAGCCAAGATGGCCAGTCTCTCTATAGCGTCAGTAACAATGAAATTAAGTTTTGGTCGGTGGCAGCGCGTCTGTGTGAGCGGACATTGTATGGATTGAGTGTCACCTGTCGCACCCTGGCCATCCATCCCGCCGGAACCCGTTTGATCACAGGCAGCAATGATCGACAAATTCGTCTTTGGGATTTAATCAGCGGCCACTCTCCACGAATCCTATCTGGTCACACCGGCCCGATTATTTGCTTAACGCTCTGTGGCGATGGTTCGACTCTGGCCAGTATTGACGATGAAGGGATACTCAAGCTCTGGGATTTAGAGACGGGCATTTGTCGGCATACCTGTAAAACGGGCCTGGTCGCACTCTATGTCAGTGGCAGCCATCACTCCGATTTTCCGTTCATCGCCATCTCCAGCACCGCCAAAGTCATTCAACTGTGGAACTATCGCACCGCAGAACTGTTTCGGACTCTGGAAATTCCCAAATCCTTGGGCCATCCCCATGTGGTTACGATTCATCCCCATCAACCCCTCATAGCCACGGGACATCACACTGGGCAGCTGTATCTCTGGCATCTGACCGCAGACCAGCCCCACCAAACCCTGAGCGGCCAGGCCAACAAACCTTGGACGATTGCCTTTCACCCCGACCAACCCCTAATTGCCAGTGGCGGTGATGACTGTACAGTGAGCGTTTGGAATTATCAAACCAATACAGCCCTCCTTACCCTGGTGGGACATACAGCTGCCGTGGCCTGGGTGGCATTTAACTCTGATGGACGGCTAGTTGCTAGTGGGGCCGGAGATAACACGGTGCGAATTTGGGATGTGACGACTGGCCAATGCTTACACACACTTACCGATCATCAAGCCAAAGTAACCGCCGTTGCCTTTAGCCCCAGGCCCCTACCAGGTTATGACTGCCCTAATCTGTTGATCAGTAGCAGCTTTGATGAAACGATTCGCCTCTGGGATGCCGACACCGGAACCTGTCTTAAAATCTTACGACCGGATCGAATTTATGAGGGGATGAATCTGGTTAATGCCAGCGGACTCACGGAAGCCGAGAAGTTAACATTACAAACCTTAGGGGCGATCATTTCCTAA